The Brassica napus cultivar Da-Ae chromosome C7, Da-Ae, whole genome shotgun sequence genomic interval ATAAGAACAACTCCAAATGCATACACATCCACTTTCGTCGTTACTCTCCCAGTAGCTACCAACCATATTATAGCAAAATAAATAGTAAGTTAACGAACTAATGCATCATAATGTGAAATTAAGTATGAACATACCGGCGTATTCTGGTGCTAGATAACCGAATGTGCCTGCTAATCTCGTCTCAACAGAGTACTTCCCGTCCGGTGCGTTCTTAACCAAACCGAAATCAGCAACCTTTGCCCTCATGTCATCACCAAGAAGGATGTTAGAAGACTTTAAATCTCTGTGGATGAAGCTTTGCTGAGCCAAGCTATGGAGATACTCCACACCTCGTGCCACATCTAGAGCAATACTCACTCTTTGTTTCCATGTCAAAGGAGAGTACCCAAGTTCTTGATACTCAAACAAATGCTGTCCCAGGTTCCCCTGAGGCATGTACTCATAGACAAGCAACCTCTCGTACCCGTTCACACAGTAACCCAACAGAGCAACCAAATGTCTATGTCTGACCTTAGTGAGCACAGCAATCTCGGCCTGAAACTCGTTCCTTCCTTTATCACCCATTGACGAAGATTCCATCCTCTTAATCGCAGTCTTGGTCCCATCGTGTAACTCTCCGGCATACACAACGCCAAAGCCGCCTCTTCCCAATATGTTAGCCTCACTGAAATTGTTAGTAACTTGACGAAGAACCTCCATGGGAATAGTAACGTTTCCACCTTCAAGAGGGAAACGATCACCACCACTGTCACCACTACTAGGACTCTTCAACGCATTGAAGTTGTTAGCTCCATATCCATTCTTATCATCACTAACCATAAGCTTCCCGGCCTTCTCAGGATCAGTTCTTCCAAACTTCCCATACTTCTTCTTCATGACGAATTTGTAAACCACAAATCCTAAAATAGCAAGGAAAACAAGAACCCCTACGATCACACCGATGATCACACCAGCTTTACTACCACCACCAGGACCACCACCGTTTGTAGAATCTCCGATGTCAGTTCCAATCAAAACGTTGCCAGGTTTGTAATTAAACTTGACCTGAGCCGGAAAAATTGGTATTTCTCCGGTGAGATTGTTGTTCGAGACATCGATAAGCTGCAAACTAGGCATAAATGTCAAAACTATAGGGACAACACCGGTTAAGTTGTTGTCGTTAAGGTAAACGTTTTTGAGTGAAGTGAGATTTGCGATCGCCGGAGATATAACTCCGGCGAATCCATGTTTGGCAACATTAAGCGTGACAACATTCTTCTTACTTGAGTCGCAAGTAACATAAGCCCAGTTGCTACAAGCATCGTTTCCTTGCCAAGACTCAGCCAACGTCGACGGATACCCCAAACCTCCGGCCACAGCTAAGAGCGTCATCACCTGAGGATCACAATTCTCTCCTGCTTTGGCGGTGCAGAAGTAGTTATGCTCGGCGGACACTTTCGCAACCTCCGGTggaaacagaggaagaggaCCTTGGAACTTGTTGCTGTCAAGAGTAATGTTCTTGAGGCTTCCGAGTGGTAATAGCGACGGCGATACGATTCCGGTTAACTGGTTATCTCTGAGCTGAAGATCGAAGAGATTGGTTTTCGAGAGATCCGGTATCGGTCCGGTTAACTGATTCTTCTGTAACCAGGCTTGTGATAACGACGTCATACCGGAAAGAACTTCGATTGTACCGGTTAAACCGGATTCCTGATTATTGATCCAGAGATTCTGAACCGGAGATTTGGCCAGCGAGGGAGGTAAAGCGCCGGTGATGTTGTTGTAGGAGAGGCGGAGACTCTGGAGAGAAGCGAAGGAGTCGAAAACGTCAGGCAAGACGCCGGAGATTGTGGTGTTGTCGAGGGAGACGCTGGTTAGAGAAGTAGAATCCACGAGCTCCGAAGGGAAGCTCCACGCGGCGATGTTAGGGTTATCGCTTATGCTAAGGATCTGGAGGCTGGTGAGTCCGGCGAAAGCTCCGGGCTCAACTCCGTCGAAGAGATTCTCGTCGAGGTAGATTTCTTGAAGAGAGGAGAGTTTAGCGAACGACGGGATTTTACCGGAGAGTTTGTTACGTTGAAGAGTGAGAGTCTTGAGCTCGGAGAGAGTGGAGATCTCTGGTGGTAGTCCGCCGGAGAGAGATGTGTCCTCGAGGCTGATCGAATTGACGCGGCCGGAGGTGCATTTTACGCCGGTCCATTTGCAGTAATCGGTGGAGGAGGTGGTAGACCAGTCTGACGGCGGAGGTCGGAATGATTTAGCTAATGCGAGCATTGCTGCTCCGTCATCTGCGGTGGACGTGGTGAGGGAAGAAGAGATGgcgaagaggaggaagaggaggaggtgagGCGTAGGAGCCTCCATGGCTTGGAGAACAGGCAGAAGAaatgaggaggaggaagaagaaggttggatttttttttgaaaattttctgatgatgatgttggaggagagagatgatgaatggaggaaGGCAAGGAAGCGTAAAGTGAGGTGTCATTCGCTATTCAACAGATCATCTTACTATTATTTAACTgattattactattttaaatGAGTTTGTTTGTTAGTTCactcgaaagaaaaaaaatacccaGAGAATACGCGTTATTGTATTATCTagtaataaatgttttttttggacaaaataTCTAGTTATAAACTTTGATAACAGAAGTACGGGACTTTGTAGTATTAAATACTCCGTCTGTTTCAcatagataaattttttaatattttcacatatattaagaaaacacattaaatcactACAATGTAACATTTgctgtaatttttaattttcaataatttttaaccaatagtaattcaataaaatcaattatttttttaaaaaatcgtaatttttcatagaaatacaaaaaacttatctttgtgaaacaattttttttttcaaaaacatctAACTTAATGAAACTGAGGGAGTAACATTTTTTGTTACTCAACTCTTGATtttgaaacttttaaaaaaataatgttattgAATTTTTGATTTAAATGTACATTAAAATCTACTATaaagattatttttaaactGATTTGAGaagaattttaataattataaagagTTCTGCTATAGTTTatcataaaaattcaaatatacaatttttctTCGGATTCTGAattagataaattaaaaaatattaaatttacagATTATCCAAAATCATCTAAAATTTCATtcataacaaataaattatttcaaatcatATCAAACATACTTAATTTAATACACCTTTTGTATGtatatttagagtttatatAGGCGCTAatattaaagagaaaaagacaaaaatagcactaaatcaagtttttgtttccaaactagcactcaaggtcaaaagtcacaaaaatagcacttaatgttttatcaaaagtcacaaacttagggtttagagttaaagggtgaggtttaggatttagggtttagggtttagggtttagagtttagggtttagggtttagggtttagggtttagagtttagggtttagggtttaaggtttagtgtttagggtttagggtttagggtttagagtttaaggtttagggtttagagtttagggtttagggtttagagttgagaaatgaggttttggggataagatttcaaattttgaaaaattaaaaaattaaaattttcaaaggataaacttagaaatgtgctattttggtcattttagtttttgagtgctatttttgtgatataaacttagaaatgtgctattttggagatttgtccAATATTA includes:
- the LOC106381801 gene encoding receptor-like kinase TMK4 codes for the protein MEAPTPHLLLFLLFAISSSLTTSTADDGAAMLALAKSFRPPPSDWSTTSSTDYCKWTGVKCTSGRVNSISLEDTSLSGGLPPEISTLSELKTLTLQRNKLSGKIPSFAKLSSLQEIYLDENLFDGVEPGAFAGLTSLQILSISDNPNIAAWSFPSELVDSTSLTSVSLDNTTISGVLPDVFDSFASLQSLRLSYNNITGALPPSLAKSPVQNLWINNQESGLTGTIEVLSGMTSLSQAWLQKNQLTGPIPDLSKTNLFDLQLRDNQLTGIVSPSLLPLGSLKNITLDSNKFQGPLPLFPPEVAKVSAEHNYFCTAKAGENCDPQVMTLLAVAGGLGYPSTLAESWQGNDACSNWAYVTCDSSKKNVVTLNVAKHGFAGVISPAIANLTSLKNVYLNDNNLTGVVPIVLTFMPSLQLIDVSNNNLTGEIPIFPAQVKFNYKPGNVLIGTDIGDSTNGGGPGGGSKAGVIIGVIVGVLVFLAILGFVVYKFVMKKKYGKFGRTDPEKAGKLMVSDDKNGYGANNFNALKSPSSGDSGGDRFPLEGGNVTIPMEVLRQVTNNFSEANILGRGGFGVVYAGELHDGTKTAIKRMESSSMGDKGRNEFQAEIAVLTKVRHRHLVALLGYCVNGYERLLVYEYMPQGNLGQHLFEYQELGYSPLTWKQRVSIALDVARGVEYLHSLAQQSFIHRDLKSSNILLGDDMRAKVADFGLVKNAPDGKYSVETRLAGTFGYLAPEYAATGRVTTKVDVYAFGVVLMEMLTGRKALDDSLPDEKCHLVTWFRRILINKEKISKELDQTLEADKETLESIHRVAELAGHCTAREPQQRPDMGHAVNVLGPLVEKWKPTSQEQEESFGIDMNNMSLPQALQRWQQNEGTSTSMFGGDFSYSQTQSSIPPKPSGFHSTFDSTDGR